The following nucleotide sequence is from Cloacibacillus sp..
GTCCGCTCTTCTTCCTCGACTACGCGGCCTGCGGTAAGCTTGACGAAACGATATTGAAGCAGATCGTGGAGGGCGTCATCGACGCCTGCGACGAGAGCCTCTGCGCGCTGCTCGGCGGCGAGACCGCCGAAATGCCCGGCGTCTACGGAGCCGACGGCTTCGACCTAGCCGGTTTCTCGGTCGGCATCGTCGACGAGGATAAGATCATCGACGGCAGCGGCATCCTGGAGGGCAATCTTCTGGTCGGGCTGCCAAGCTCGGGAGTCCACAGCAACGGCTACAGCCTCGTGCGCAGCGCTCTTGGAAAGGGCGGGCTCGACATCCCTCTCGACAGTACCCCCAAAGGCTGGAAGGAGAGCGTCGCCGAGGCGGTTATGCGCCCGACGAAGCTCTACGTCAAGGCGGCGCTCGCCGCGGTCAGGACCGGCGTCGTCCACGGGATGGCCCACATCACCGGCGGCGGCATGTACGGCAACGTCATCCGCATCATCCCCAAGCATCTGGATATCGCGGTGGACTTCAAATCGTGGAAGCGTCCGGCGATTTTTGACCTGATCCAGAGCGCGGGGATCGACGAAGAGGAGATGCAGCGGGTATTCAACCTCGGCATCGGCTATGTCTTCGTCATCGACGCGGCGGAGCTGAAGCGGCTCGAAGAGGCGCTGGCCCCGCTCGGAGAAAAACCCGTCGTCATCGGCGAGGTCATTAAATGTACATCCCGCGCATAGCGATACTCATATCGGGAACGG
It contains:
- the purM gene encoding phosphoribosylformylglycinamidine cyclo-ligase; amino-acid sequence: MSKLSYENSGVSITGGDAWVETIKGLLSKRPKDKNCVGGVGGFAGLYRIGGGQCLAACCDGVGTKLELAKATGLYKGLGQDLVAMNVNDLVTVGARPLFFLDYAACGKLDETILKQIVEGVIDACDESLCALLGGETAEMPGVYGADGFDLAGFSVGIVDEDKIIDGSGILEGNLLVGLPSSGVHSNGYSLVRSALGKGGLDIPLDSTPKGWKESVAEAVMRPTKLYVKAALAAVRTGVVHGMAHITGGGMYGNVIRIIPKHLDIAVDFKSWKRPAIFDLIQSAGIDEEEMQRVFNLGIGYVFVIDAAELKRLEEALAPLGEKPVVIGEVIKCTSRA